The sequence GCATGGCGTTTCGGTCGGCGATACGCGCGTCGAGCGAATTGCCCGGCATCGGCCGGGCTCTTTGCTTTTCGGTTCGGCGTTATAAATGGCGGCAGATGCGTCCCGCTTTAGCCGCTCGTCGATGGAAGGCTCGCTGTGGACCCCTTCGGCAAGCAATCCCTGGCGTATTCGGCGTTCAGCCGCGCGCGGGCGTCGCTGATATCGAACGAGTAGTTGTCGAGACTCGGCCGGTAGCCGACCGATTCGAGTTCGGCCAGCTCGCGCGCCAGGTCGTCCTGTGTGAGCGCGCCGTGCGTCGGCTGGAACGGGTAGGAGTGGCACTCCTGCGGCGTGAGCCGGTTCGCCGCGATGGCGCCAGCGCGTGCCATCATCAAGGCAATCGGCAACGCGAGCTTGAGACGGGGCGTCATGATGTCTTCCTCCGTGCAATGTGTCATATGGCTTGGCTGTCGAGCAGATTCCATCGCAGTCCGTAATAAATGAAAACGAAACACAAACGAAACACAAACGGCGACAGAGACTGTTTGATCAGGATAGGAAGCGCGCTTGTCTTTCCCGCTTCGGCCGGGTTAACGTTTTTTTATTTTGGGCGCTGACGGCGGGATATCGCCGCGCACTCAAGAGTTAGGCGGCGGCCCATAGGCAAGCTCGACTAGGCGCCCCCAACTAGGCGCCCCCGGCTAGGCGTCCCTAACTAGGCGCCCCCCTCCAATTTGCGGCGGTGCGCTAAAGCTTTGCCTGCGGTTGCCGACAACCGCGATATGGAAAGCGAAAACGAACCTCTGCTGGCGTGGGATCACGCGCTGTACCGCAAGGCGCGCGCCGTCGCGCTGAGCGTAAGAGCCATCCGCAAGGCGCAAGGCAAACCGTGTCACGAAGATTTCGAGCCCGATTCGCCGGAGTTTCTCGCGGCGGAGGAGTCGCTCGTGTGCGATCTGCTGAGCGCGATCGCAGCGCTGCCGGACTAGTCGGTGGAGCGAAGTGGCGGCTAGAGGTGGAAGGAACGGCCGGCAACCGGCTTTAGCAGAAGGAAACCGCCGAATGCCGTAGAAGAGCTAACACGGCATCGAATTTAACGAAACAGGCCCGCGACTCCTTGGGGCGCGGGCCTGTTTCTTTTCGGGCCGTCTTGCCGATGGACGCTCAGCTAATCGTGCTTCGAGCGTCGCGGCAATCGAGACTTAGCGGCCGACGTACACCGGAGCCGAATACGAGCTCATCGTCACTTCGCCGCGTTGACCGGACTGCGATGCAGCGACCGCGGACGGGCCGTAGCCCGAGGTATCGGCGGCTGCGCCCTTCTGCGCCGCTACGCGCGCTTCGGCCGCCTGGATGTTTTCCGGATAGTGCATCCAATCGAGCGGGTTGTAGCCGGCCTTTTCGACTTGAACCAGATCGGCGCGAACTTGCGCGCGGGTGACCGGCTCGTTCGACTGCGCGAAGGAAACGGCCGGTGCGGCGAGAACGAGGGCGATTGCGACGGCGTTGATCAGCGATTTCATGGCGACTACCTCCAAAGATTGTTTTGCTCAGAGCTACGAACACCGTGGTGTGTAGCGAGTGATAGCAGTCTAGGAGGACAGGCGACTAGGGTGAATACCTAGATTCCGAATTCACTGTTATCCGAACGACAACAATGAGGAGGCGGGCGCTCATTTCCCAATACAAAACCGGCTGAAAATCACGCCAAGCAAATCGTCCGACGTGAACTCCCCCGTAATCGAATTCAATTGCTCTTGGGCGAGCCGCAATTCCTCGGCAAACAAATCGAGTGCCTGCGCGTTCTGATTCGCGTGCTGGGCGGCGAGCGCGAGGTGATCCTGCGCGGCGCGCAGCGCAATCAGGTGCCGCTCGCGCGCAAGATAGACGCTTTCCGCGCCTGCTTGCCATCCGGCGATCCGCAGCAGTTGCTCGCGCAGCAGCTCGATTCCTTCGCCCTTTTTTGCCGACAAACGCACTTCGCAAACATCGTCGTCGTTCGCGTCGGAAAGACGCGCGACCGACGGCGCGAGTTCGGTCAAATCGGTCTTGTTCAGGACGCGCACGACCGGCACGCCCGATGGAAAACGCGCCGCGATCACGCCATCCTCAGCCGTCGAACCGATGCGCGCATCGAGCAGATGCAGCACCACATCCGCTCGCTCGATCTCGCTCCACGTGCGCGCGATGCCGATCTTCTCGACCTCGTCTTCCGTTTCGCGCAGGCCGGCCGTATCGATCACGTGCAGCGGAATACCTTCGATCTGGATGGTTTGCGAGACCTTGTCGCGCGTCGTGCCGGCGATCGGCGTGACGATAGCCAGCTCGGCGCCGGCCAGCGCGTTCAACAGCGACGATTTGCCGACGTTCGGCTGCCCCGCGAGCACCACCGATAACCCCTCGCGCAGCAACGCCCCTTGCCGCGCGTCGCCGAGCACTTGTGCGAGCCGCTCGCGGATATGGGCGAGCTTGCCGCGCGCGTCGGCGGCTTCGAGAAAATCGATCTCTTCTTCGGGAAAATCGAGCGTCGCTTCGACGAGCATGCGCAGCGTGATCACGTCTTCGACGAGCGCATGGATATCGCGCGAAAACGCGCCTTCGAGCGAGCGCCCGGCCGAGCGTGCAGCGGCTTCCGTGCTCGCTTCGATCAAATCGGCGACGGCTTCGGCCTGCGCGAGATCGAGCTTGTCGTTCAGAAACGCGCGGCGCGTGAATTCGCCGGGCTCGGCGAGCCGCAGGTCAAAGGCGCGTCCGGCGTCGACGCAGCGCTGCAGTAGCAGCTGCATGACGATCGGTCCGCCGTGGCCCTGCAGCTCCAGCACGTGCTCGCCCGTGTACGAGTGCGGCGCCGGGAAGTACAACGCGATGCCGCGGTCGAGTGCGTTGCCGCTGCCGTCGAGAAACGGCACATAGCTCGCGTGCCGCGGCGCGAGCGGCTGGCCGCATAGGGCCTGGATCAGCGCTTGGGCGGCCGCCTCCCCGGTACGGCCAAACGACACCCGCACGACACCGATGCCTCCCCGTCCGGGGGCGGTGGCAATGGCGACGATCGGATCGGAATCGGTAGCGAGCATGGCGGAGAAGAACGGCAGTGGACGAGGGGGCAGGCGAACGCGTACGTGCTTGCTGAAAACGCAGCGCATTGTAGCGCGCCGGTTGTCCGGCTTCGACGTGCCAAGCCGGGGGCGAGCGGCTATCTGGCAGATGGGCTATTTATCTTGCTTAGGATAAGGCCATTCCTAAAGTTTGCGCTCGAAATTGAGGCTATAGTGGGCTGAATATGCATGATGGGTAAGGGCTTGCGGTGCCGCTCGGCTATCGAAGAAAACGATCTCATACGGCGTATCTCAGCTAAAACTACGCTTACGTTAGTTAAATGTAGCCTAATTGGTTGTCTCCTTGACGCTGGCTGACCTGCACAATTTTGTGATGCCAACCGTCGATGAAAAAACGGCGTTCTCCGAGCGCCTCAAGTTCGCCCTGCTGCGCAGCCCCGAGAAAATCTCGGGCGGGACCGAGCTTGCCTTGCACTTCAATCTGCGCCACCACGGCGAGAACCCGATCTCCCCGCAGACCGCGCACAAGTGGCTGACCGCCCGCACGATTCCGACGGCCGACAAGCTCGCGACCCTCGCCGAATGGCTGCGCGTCGATCTGCATTGGCTGCACTACGGCCCGCCGCCGAGCACCGCAGCCCGCACGACGCCCAAGCCCCTCCCGCGAGACGAAAAGTATCCGCTGACGCCGGAGACGATCGAACTGGCGTCGAAGATCGAAGCGCTGTCGCCGCATCATCGCTACCTGGTTCAAGAGCTGATCGAGCAGTTCTACGGGGACGGGGCTGAACGCTGAATTCGTCGAAGACCTAGCCGTCTGACGGGTACCCACTCGATCACGCCGTTTCCGACAACGCCGAAACCGAACACCCAAACAAAAGCCGCCCGGCGCAAACCGGGCGGCTTTTTGTTGGTTGCTGCGCTCATCCGTCGCAACAGGCAGACGGCGCACCGTCTGCCCGCTGGCCACGGCAGTCGCGTCAGGCCGGCTTTTTCTTCGCCGCGCCCATCATCCGCGTGATGTAGTACTGCTGCGCGATCGACAGCACGTTATTCACGACGTAGTACAGCACGAGACCGGCTGGGAAGAAGAAGAACATGACCGAGAACGCGATCGGCATGAACATCATCATCTTGGCTTGCACGGGGTCCGGCGGCGTCGGGTTCAGGCGCGTCTGCAAGAACATCGACACGGCCATCAGCACCGGCAGGATGAAGTACGGGTCTTGCTGCGAGAGGTCTTGAATCCAGAGAATCCACGGCGCGCCGCGCATTTCCACCGACGACAGCAGCACCCAGTACAGCGAGATGAACACCGGAATCTGCACGACCACCGGCAGACAGCCGCCGAACGGATTGACCTTCTCGGTCTTGTACAGCTCCATCAGCGCGGCGTTCATCTTCTGCGGATCGCTCTTGAAGCGTTCGCGCAGCGCCTGCATGCGCGGCGTGATTTCCTTCATGCGCGCCATCGACTTGTAGCTCGCCGCCGACAGCGGGAAGAACACGGCCTTGATCAGCAGCGTCAGCAGGACGATCGACCAGCCCCAGTTGCCGACGTACGTATGGATCTTCTCGAGCAGCCAGAAGAGCGGCTTCGCGATGATCGTGACCCAGCCGTAGTCCTTCACGAGTTCGAGGCCCGGTGCGATGCCTTCGAGCATGCGCTCTTCTTCCGGACCGGCGAACAGGCGTGCGTTGACATCTTCCGACTGGCCCGGGGCGATCGTCTTCAGCGGCTGCTGGACGCCGACGCGGTACAGATTCGGATCGATCTTCTGCACATAGATGCTGCGCTGCGCGCCCTCCTGCGGAATCCACGCCGACGCGAAGTAGTGCTGCACCATCGCGATCCAGC comes from Trinickia violacea and encodes:
- a CDS encoding DUF4148 domain-containing protein, with the translated sequence MTPRLKLALPIALMMARAGAIAANRLTPQECHSYPFQPTHGALTQDDLARELAELESVGYRPSLDNYSFDISDARARLNAEYARDCLPKGSTASLPSTSG
- a CDS encoding DUF4148 domain-containing protein, whose amino-acid sequence is MKSLINAVAIALVLAAPAVSFAQSNEPVTRAQVRADLVQVEKAGYNPLDWMHYPENIQAAEARVAAQKGAAADTSGYGPSAVAASQSGQRGEVTMSSYSAPVYVGR
- the mnmE gene encoding tRNA uridine-5-carboxymethylaminomethyl(34) synthesis GTPase MnmE codes for the protein MLATDSDPIVAIATAPGRGGIGVVRVSFGRTGEAAAQALIQALCGQPLAPRHASYVPFLDGSGNALDRGIALYFPAPHSYTGEHVLELQGHGGPIVMQLLLQRCVDAGRAFDLRLAEPGEFTRRAFLNDKLDLAQAEAVADLIEASTEAAARSAGRSLEGAFSRDIHALVEDVITLRMLVEATLDFPEEEIDFLEAADARGKLAHIRERLAQVLGDARQGALLREGLSVVLAGQPNVGKSSLLNALAGAELAIVTPIAGTTRDKVSQTIQIEGIPLHVIDTAGLRETEDEVEKIGIARTWSEIERADVVLHLLDARIGSTAEDGVIAARFPSGVPVVRVLNKTDLTELAPSVARLSDANDDDVCEVRLSAKKGEGIELLREQLLRIAGWQAGAESVYLARERHLIALRAAQDHLALAAQHANQNAQALDLFAEELRLAQEQLNSITGEFTSDDLLGVIFSRFCIGK
- a CDS encoding transcriptional regulator; this encodes MPTVDEKTAFSERLKFALLRSPEKISGGTELALHFNLRHHGENPISPQTAHKWLTARTIPTADKLATLAEWLRVDLHWLHYGPPPSTAARTTPKPLPRDEKYPLTPETIELASKIEALSPHHRYLVQELIEQFYGDGAER
- the yidC gene encoding membrane protein insertase YidC, giving the protein MDIKRTVLWVIFFMSAVMLFDNWQRDHGRPSMFFPNPTHTQTAAAGGASGTTPSTQASDVPAASGATTAAAPGTAPQQAPQTAQLIHFSTDVYDGEIDTRGGTLSKLTLTKRGGTNQPDLNITLFDHTADHTYLARTGLIGGDFPNHDDIFTPVAGPRTLSDDQKTLTLSFESPVKGGVKVVKTYTFTRGSYVIGVNTKIENVGTTPVTPTAYMELVRDSQPVETPRFSHTFIGPAVYTNEHHFQKLTFSDIDKNKQDYATSANNGWIAMVQHYFASAWIPQEGAQRSIYVQKIDPNLYRVGVQQPLKTIAPGQSEDVNARLFAGPEEERMLEGIAPGLELVKDYGWVTIIAKPLFWLLEKIHTYVGNWGWSIVLLTLLIKAVFFPLSAASYKSMARMKEITPRMQALRERFKSDPQKMNAALMELYKTEKVNPFGGCLPVVVQIPVFISLYWVLLSSVEMRGAPWILWIQDLSQQDPYFILPVLMAVSMFLQTRLNPTPPDPVQAKMMMFMPIAFSVMFFFFPAGLVLYYVVNNVLSIAQQYYITRMMGAAKKKPA